A single region of the Salvia splendens isolate huo1 chromosome 18, SspV2, whole genome shotgun sequence genome encodes:
- the LOC121776666 gene encoding B3 domain-containing protein REM20-like yields MVHGPTLPVQCRLVMPNGVGWTVGLVRMENGTRFQIGWREFVDDNIFKHGDFMTISLVDVGTFHIKRYDVSTGVPPLTDDYVYAPNDNVPTTFVATIDDYQPSYSDTDSSDDSGYEDDHDALDLDGRPTFTVTVTASHIARTFEVPYGF; encoded by the exons ATGGTTCATGGACCAACACTGCCGGTACAGTGTCGGTTAGTCATGCCTAATGGCGTCGGATGGACAGTCGGACTCGTTCGTATGGAAAACGGGACTCGTTTTCAGATCGGTTGGAGAGAGTTCGTTGATGACAACATCTTCAAACATGGGGACTTTATGACGATTTCCTTAGTTGATGTGGGCACATTCCACATCAAAAGATACGACGTCAGCACGGGAGTTCCACCTCTAACCGACG ACTACGTGTACGCCCCTAACGACAATGTTCCAACGACGTTCGTTGCAACGATAGACGATTACCAACCTAGCTACTCAGACACCGATTCATCAGACGATTCTGGATATGAAGATGACCACGACGCGCTGGACTTGGATGGACGCCCAACATTTACTGTTACGGTCACGGCATCACACATTGCCCGCACTTTTGAGGTACCGTACGGATTCTAG